In Phragmites australis chromosome 16, lpPhrAust1.1, whole genome shotgun sequence, one DNA window encodes the following:
- the LOC133895330 gene encoding indole-2-monooxygenase-like, whose protein sequence is MAQVWLQVHHALHGLLLRHASSPKAALVSVLLLCPVIVLLLVRRSATATSRTRELLLSNLPSPPGKLPVIGHLHLIGSLPHVSLADLAAKHGRDGLLLLRLGAVPTLIVSSPRAAQAVLRTHDHVFASRAYSPVTDILFYGSTDVAFSPYGEHWRQVKKIATTHLLTNRKVRSYRHAREQEVRLVVGKIREAAAAGTAMDLSNLLNAFANDIVCHAVSGKFFREEGRNKLFRELVEANSSLMGGFNLEDYFPVLVRLDVVKRMVCAKAQNVNKMWDDLLEKLINGHASKPASECDGDDESDFIDVLLSVQQEYKLTREHIKAQLVIMFEAGTDTSFIVMEYAMVELMQNPHLMKKLQAEVRMTMTQGKGKGKGNGMVTEDDISGMAYLKAVIKETLRFHSPAPLLAPHLSMADCDIEGYTIPSGTRVIVNSWALARDPSYWESAEEFMPERFMEGGSAAAMDYKGNDIMYLPFGTGRRMCPGINFAISTVEVMLANLVYHFNWELPPGLMDRGIDMTESFGLTVHRTEKLLLLPVLPQD, encoded by the exons ATGGCTCAAGTGTGGTTGCAGGTGCACCATGCGCTCCATGGGCTGCTGCTACGGCATGCGTCGTCTCCAAAAGCAGCACTAGTCTCTGTCCTGCTCCTCTGTCCAGTAATCGTCCTCCTGCTCGTGCGCCGCTCTGCGACGGCCACAAGCAGAACCAGAGAGCTTCTGCTGAGCAATCTGCCTTCGCCTCCCGGAAAGCTCCCCGTCATCGGCCACCTGCACCTCATCGGCTCCCTCCCGCACGTCTCCCTCGCCGACCTCGCCGCGAAGCACGGCCGCGACGGCCTCCTGCTCCTCCGCCTCGGCGCCGTCCCGACCCTCATCGTCTCCTCGCCGCGGGCCGCGCAGGCCGTCCTGCGCACGCACGACCACGTGTTCGCGTCCCGGGCCTACTCCCCCGTCACCGACATCCTCTTCTACGGCTCCACGGACGTCGCCTTCTCCCCATACGGCGAGCACTGGCGCCAGGTCAAGAAGATCGCCACCACGCACCTCCTCACCAACAGGAAGGTCCGATCCTACCGCCACGCACGCGAGCAAGAG GTGAGGTTGGTTGTGGGCAAGATCCGCGAGGCGGCAGCCGCAGGCACGGCCATGGACCTGAGCAACCTGCTCAACGCTTTCGCCAATGACATCGTGTGCCACGCCGTGTCGGGCAAGTTCTTCAGGGAGGAAGGCCGGAACAAGCTGTTCCGGGAGCTGGTGGAGGCGAACTCGTCGCTCATGGGGGGGTTCAACCTGGAGGACTACTTCCCGGTGTTGGTGAGGCTGGACGTGGTGAAGAGGATGGTGTGCGCCAAGGCCCAGAATGTGAACAAGATGTGGGACGACCTGCTCGAGAAGCTCATCAACGGCCATGCAAGCAAGCCGGCGTCGGAatgcgacggcgacgacgagagCGACTTCATCGACGTGTTGCTCTCCGTTCAACAAGAGTACAAGCTCACCAGAGAGCACATCAAGGCGCAGCTGGTGATCATGTTCGAAGCCGGCACGGACACATCCTTCATCGTCATGGAATACGCCATGGTGGAGCTCATGCAGAACCCTCACCTCATGAAGAAGCTACAAGCCGAGGTGAGGATGACGATGACccaggggaaggggaaggggaaggggaacgGGATGGTTACCGAAGACGATATCAGTGGTATGGCTTACCTGAAGGCCGTCATCAAAGAGACTCTCCGATTCCACTCGCCGGCACCGCTCCTAGCGCCCCACCTCTCCATGGCCGACTGCGATATAGAGGGCTACACAATTCCATCTGGGACGCGCGTCATCGTCAACAGCTGGGCTCTGGCCAGGGATCCAAGCTACTGGGAGAGCGCGGAGGAGTTCATGCCGGAGCGCTTCATGGAAGGGGGTAGCGCCGCAGCTATGGATTACAAGGGAAACGATATCATGTACCTGCCATTTGGGACTGGACGGAGGATGTGCCCGGGTATAAACTTTGCCATCTCCACTGTTGAGGTGATGCTAGCGAACCTCGTGTACCACTTCAACTGGGAGCTACCACCGGGACTGATGGACAGAGGCATCGATATGACAGAATCGTTCGGCCTCACGGTGCATCGAACGGAAAagctcctccttctcccggtACTGCCACAAGATTAA
- the LOC133894975 gene encoding F-box protein At5g39450-like has product MSSSELACDGADLICSLPEDVLALISAHLRPRDLLALSAASRRLRDALSAGGADKAWLAQCRRLLPSPPHLLAWRAAAGGSSLAVCRFLHSAAPLLGLWVHQNPELGNLVVALPGFLSLVAVRSIPQELSPRLRWAPVFELLADADGRPTILFLHGHHPGALFPGLISSLHPHANVLFLDAQTGQDPVASSSQFVRLAFGDRRRLLDLLVAACRVKLPPDLAAAPLFARSDEDLPVLAARREAMLRLHRESGGGLVRTPEVQGLLLEANKKTTPSPCDGGERIRLPRSLSAVAGYVRNGLRQMVTRSVSANSRAEYADSKHLALDEFLRTGESVSLSIRGARMRLSTYHAWPSMHDNRFALYKLTVQATMPGWEYAGLWGGTFGWPPGRPEDECKPGKPLFFLLLTYEEDSEGKLLLIATKVLEGTHYVVHPNGSSMFIVRMGEPSTEAFPWRTDRESHNVGVERSFAGEGIANGYGFRYPGSKPGSLFVLQDGQLAFVWRETGAVLTLRRLDLVELLKKGERVPALQPILNFAYLTKSYSNVFTGFPGSSGCSSSPR; this is encoded by the coding sequence ATGTCCTCCTCCGAGCTCGCCTGCGACGGCGCGGACCTCATCTGCTCGCTGCCGGAGGACGTCCTCGCCCTGATCTCCGCGCACCTCCGCCCCCGCGACCTCCTCGCGCTCTccgccgcctcgcgccgccTCCGCGACGCCCTCTCCGCCGGCGGCGCCGACAAGGCGTGGCTCGCGCagtgccgccgcctcctcccctcgcCGCCCCACCTCCTCGCCTGGCGCGCCGCCGCGGGGGGATCGTCCCTCGCCGTCTGCCGCTTCCTCCACTCCGCCGCCccgctgctcggcctctggGTCCACCAGAACCCCGAGCTCGGCAACCTCGTCGTCGCGCTCCCGGGCTTCCTCTCCCTCGTCGCCGTCCGCTCCATCCCGCAGGAGCTCTCCCCGCGCCTCCGCTGGGCCCCCGTATTCGAGCTCCTCGCCGACGCCGACGGCCGCCCGACCATCCTATTCCTCCACGGCCACCATCCCGGCGCGCTCTTCCCCGGCCTCATCTCCTCCCTCCACCCCCACGCCAACGTCCTCTTCCTCGACGCCCAAACCGGTCAGGATCCAGTCGCCTCATCCTCCCAGTTTGTCCGCCTCGCGTTCGGGGACCGCCGCCGCCTGCTCGACTTGCTCGTCGCCGCCTGCCGCGTCAAGCTCCCGCCGGACCTCGCCGCGGCCCCGCTCTTCGCGCGCTCCGATGAGGACCTCCCGGTGCTCGCCGCCCGCCGGGAGGCGATGCTGCGGCTGCACAGGGAGTCTGGCGGGGGCCTGGTGCGCACACCGGAGGTCCAGGGGCTTCTTCTGGAAGCCAACAAGAAGACTACGCCGTCTCCGTGCGACGGTGGGGAGAGAATTCGGCTTCCGAGGAGTCTCTCGGCGGTAGCAGGGTACGTCAGGAATGGGCTGCGGCAGATGGTGACGCGGTCAGTGTCGGCGAATTCGAGGGCTGAGTACGCGGACAGCAAACATCTGGCATTAGACGAGTTCTTGCGCACCGGCGAGAGTGTCAGCCTGAGCATCCGTGGCGCGCGAATGCGCCTGTCCACTTATCACGCGTGGCCGAGCATGCATGACAACCGGTTTGCGCTCTACAAGCTCACGGTGCAGGCAACTATGCCTGGCTGGGAGTATGCCGGGCTGTGGGGAGGCACATTCGGGTGGCCACCAGGGCGACCGGAGGATGAGTGCAAGCCCGGGAAGCCTCTGTTTTTTTTGCTTCTCACATATGAGGAGGACAGTGAGGGGAAGCTTCTGCTGATCGCAACCAAGGTGCTGGAGGGAACACACTATGTTGTGCATCCGAACGGGTCGTCAATGTTTATTGTGAGGATGGGTGAGCCATCAACGGAGGCTTTTCCATGGAGGACTGACAGGGAGTCCCACAATGTGGGTGTCGAGAGAAGCTTTGCCGGGGAGGGCATTGCCAATGGTTACGGCTTCAGGTACCCTGGCTCAAAGCCCGGATCCCTGTTTGTCCTCCAGGATGGCCAGCTTGCATTTGTTTGGAGAGAGACTGGGGCTGTGCTCACCTTGAGAAGACTGGACTTAGTGGAGCTGCTGAAGAAGGGGGAGCGTGTGCCTGCATTGCAGCCGATTTTGAACTTCGCATACCTCACAAAGTCTTACTCCAATGTGTTCACTGGGTTCCCTGGCAGCTCAGGATGCTCATCTTCTCCCAG